In a genomic window of Glycine max cultivar Williams 82 chromosome 13, Glycine_max_v4.0, whole genome shotgun sequence:
- the LOC100782654 gene encoding exonuclease mut-7 homolog, with protein sequence MDGGDPTKLLKVHLVTCTDSAEFALLSSALTRTSVVGLDAEWKPVRRLFPRVAVLQIACGDSAVFLLDLLSLPLSSLWAPLRELLLSPDILKLGFGFKQDLVYLSSTFASHGGFDKVEPYLDIKSVYNHLQHNKKHVPKQSKSLSTICAEVLGFSLSKELQCSDWSHRPLTEEQITYAAMDAHCLLDIFEVFQAKVVKEGDLILETTVLSNPDASLGLKELFQNHDMSDKVLRAHFSEALAIVQATTCSDTAQMIPLAGGMIQKSSCWVTVPMDEVLLKVVKKYSDKILLKESDRKPKSSKKKGKKHSLFNGISLEKHFEKSDEWRGTPPWDPLVGGNAYPKFLCDVMVEGLAKHLRCVGIDAAIPYSKKPEPRMLIEQAQKEKRVILTRDAKLLRHDYLTKNQIYRVKTLLKNEQLLEVIEAFQIKINEDQLMSRCTKCNGTFIQKPLTTEEAIEAAKGFQRIPNCLFNKNLEFWQCMDCHQLYWEGTQYHNAVQKFVDICKLSD encoded by the exons ATGGATGGCGGTGATCCTACCAAACTACTCAAAGTCCATCTAGTCACCTGCACCGACTCGGCCGAGTTCGCGCTCCTGAGCTCGGCGCTGACTCGGACCTCGGTGGTGGGCCTGGACGCGGAGTGGAAGCCCGTCCGAAGATTGTTCCCGAGGGTGGCGGTGCTCCAAATCGCGTGCGGCGACTCGGCGGTGTTCTTGCTCGACTTGCTGTCCCTTCCCCTCTCTTCCCTGTGGGCCCCCTTGCGCGAATTGCTGCTCTCCCCTGACATCCTCAAACTCGGATTCGGATTCAAGCAGGATTTGGTCTACTTGTCATCCACTTTCGCCTCCCATGGCGGTTTCGATAAG GTTGAGCCATATTTGGATATCAAGAGTGTCTACAATCATCTACAGCATAATAAGAAACATGTACCCAAGCAAAGTAAGAGTTTGTCAACCATATGTGCAGAAGTATTGGGGTTTTCACTCTCCAAG GAACTCCAATGTAGCGATTGGTCACATCGTCCTCTTACAGAAGAGCAGATAACATATGCAGCTATGGACGCTCATTGCTTGCTAGACATATTTGAGGTCTTCCAAGCAAAGGTTGTCAAAGAAG GAGACTTGATTCTCGAGACTACGGTATTGTCTAATCCTGATGCAAGTCTTGGGTTGAAAGAACTTTTCCAAAATCATGATATGAGTGATAAAGTCCTAAGAGCACATTTTTCTGAAGCGTTAGCAATTGTCCAAGCCACTACTTGTTCAGATACTGCTCAGATGATACCTTTAGCAGGGGGAATGATCCAAAAATCATCATGTTGGGTTACTGTACCAATGGATGAAGTTTTGTTGAAAGTTGTGAAAAAATATAGTGATAAGATTTTGCTAAAGGAGTCAGACAGAAAGCCCAAAAGCTcaaaaaagaaagggaagaaGCATTCACTATTTAATGGGATTAGCCTAGAAAAACATTTTGAGAAGTCTGATGAGTGGCGAGGTACCCCGCCTTGGGATCCTTTGGTGGGGGGAAATGCATATCCAAAGTTCCTTTGTGATGTCATG GTTGAAGGCTTGGCCAAACATTTACGGTGTGTTGGGATAGATGCTGCAATTCCTTATTCAAAGAAGCCTGAACCAAG gATGTTGATAGAACAAGCACAAAAAGAGAAACGTGTGATTTTGACGCGGGATGCAAAGTTGCTTAGACATGATTATCTGACAAAAAACCAAATATATAGAGTGAAGACTCTTCTAAAAAATGAACAGCTACTCGAG GTTATTGAAGCTTTtcagataaaaattaatgaggATCAGCTAATGTCAAGGTGCACAAAATGCAATGGAACATTTATTCAGAAGCCACTGACAACTGAAGAGGCTATTGAAGCTGCAAAGGGCTTTCAAAGAATTCCAAATTGCTTATTTAACAAGAATTTAGAGTTTTGGCAGTGCATGGACTGTCACCAACTTTATTGGGAG GGAACCCAATACCATAATGCAGTTCAGAAGTTCGTTGACATTTGCAAGCTGAGTGACTAA